Proteins encoded together in one Prionailurus viverrinus isolate Anna chromosome B1, UM_Priviv_1.0, whole genome shotgun sequence window:
- the PAICS gene encoding bifunctional phosphoribosylaminoimidazole carboxylase/phosphoribosylaminoimidazole succinocarboxamide synthetase isoform X4 yields the protein MATAEVLNIGKKLYEGKTKEVYELLDSPGKVLLQSKDQITAGNAARKNHLEGKAAISNKTTSCIFQLLQEAGIKTAFTRKCGETAFIAPKCEMIPIEWVCRRIATGSFLKRNPGVKEGYKFYPPKVEMFFKDDANNDPQWSEEQLIAAKFCFAGLVIDQTEVDIMSHATQAIFEILEKSWLPQNCTLVDMKIEFGVDVTTKEIVLADVIDNDSWRLWPSGDRSQQKDKQSYRDLKEVTPEGLQMVKKNFEWVAERVELLLKSESQCRVVVLMGSTSDLSHCEKIKAACGKFGIPCELRVTSAHKGPDETLRIKAEYEGDGIPTVFVAVAGRSNGLGPVMSGNTAYPVINCPPLTPDWGAQDVWSSLRLPSGLGCSTILSPEGSAQFAAQIFGLNNHLVWAKLRANILNTWISLKQADKKIREGNL from the exons ATGGCTACAGCTGAGG TGCTGAATATTGGTAAAAAACTCTATGAGGGTAAAACAAAAGAAGTCTATGAATTGCTAGATAGTCCAGGAAAAGTCCTCCTTCAGTCCAAGGACCAGATTACAGCAGGAAATGCAGCCAgaaagaatcacctggaaggaAAAGCTGCAATCTCAAATAAAACTACCAGTTGTATTTTTCAGTTGTTACAAGAAGCAG GTATCAAAACTGCTTTCACCAGAAAATGTGGGGAGACAGCTTTCATTGCACCTAAGTGTGAAATGATTCCAATTGAATGGGTTTGCAGAAGAATAGCAACGGGttcttttctcaaaagaaatccTGGTGTCAAGGAAGGATATAAGTTTTACCCACCTAAAGTGGAGATGTTTTTCaag GATGATGCCAATAATGATCCACAGTGGTCTGAAGAACAGCTAATTGCTGCAAAATTTTGCTTTGCTGGACTTGTTATAGACCAAACTGAAGTGGATATCATGAGTCATGCTACACAGGCTATTTTTGAAATACTGGAGAAATCTTGGTTGCCCCAGAATTGTACACTGGTTGACATGAAG ATTGAATTTGGTGTTGATGTAACCACCAAAGAAATTGTTCTTGCTGATGTTATTGATAATGATTCCTGGAGACTCTGGCCATCAGGAGACCGAAgccaacagaaagacaaacag TCATATCGTGACCTCAAAGAAGTAACTCCTGAAGGGCTCCAGAtggtaaagaaaaattttgagtGGGTTGCAGAAAGAGTAGAG ttgcTTCTGAAATCAGAAAGTCAGTGCAGAGTTGTAGTATTAATGGGCTCAACTTCGGATCTGAGTCACTGTGAAAAAATCAAGGCGGCTTGTGGAAAATTTGGCATTCCATGTGAACTTCGGGTAACATCTGCCCATAAAGGACCAGATGAAACTCTGAGAATTAAAGCAGAGTATGAAG GGGATGGCATTCCTACTGTATTTGTGGCAGTGGCAGGCAGAAGCAATGGTTTAGGACCAGTGATGTCTGGTAACACTGCATACCCAGTGATCAACTGTCCTCCACTCACTCCAGACTGGGGAGCTCAGGATGTGTGGTCTTCTCTTCGACTACCCAGTG GTCTTGGCTGTTCAACCATACTGTCCCCAGAAGGATCAGCTCAGTTTGCTGCTCAGATATTTGGATTAAACAACCATTTGGTATGGGCCAAACTGCGAGCAAATATATTGAACACATGGATTTCCTTGAAACAGGCTGACAAGAAAATCCGAGAGGGCAATTTATAA
- the PAICS gene encoding bifunctional phosphoribosylaminoimidazole carboxylase/phosphoribosylaminoimidazole succinocarboxamide synthetase isoform X3, with the protein MLSPGHHYLSPASVPSAAFAPSPRRIMATAEVLNIGKKLYEGKTKEVYELLDSPGKVLLQSKDQITAGNAARKNHLEGKAAISNKTTSCIFQLLQEAGIKTAFTRKCGETAFIAPKCEMIPIEWVCRRIATGSFLKRNPGVKEGYKFYPPKVEMFFKDDANNDPQWSEEQLIAAKFCFAGLVIDQTEVDIMSHATQAIFEILEKSWLPQNCTLVDMKIEFGVDVTTKEIVLADVIDNDSWRLWPSGDRSQQKDKQSYRDLKEVTPEGLQMVKKNFEWVAERVELLLKSESQCRVVVLMGSTSDLSHCEKIKAACGKFGIPCELRVTSAHKGPDETLRIKAEYEGDGIPTVFVAVAGRSNGLGPVMSGNTAYPVINCPPLTPDWGAQDVWSSLRLPSGLGCSTILSPEGSAQFAAQIFGLNNHLVWAKLRANILNTWISLKQADKKIREGNL; encoded by the exons ATGCTTTCCCCCGGCCATCATTACTTG AGCCCTGCCTCTGTTCCCAGCGCGGCGTTTGCCCCCAGCCCACGCAGGATAATGGCTACAGCTGAGG TGCTGAATATTGGTAAAAAACTCTATGAGGGTAAAACAAAAGAAGTCTATGAATTGCTAGATAGTCCAGGAAAAGTCCTCCTTCAGTCCAAGGACCAGATTACAGCAGGAAATGCAGCCAgaaagaatcacctggaaggaAAAGCTGCAATCTCAAATAAAACTACCAGTTGTATTTTTCAGTTGTTACAAGAAGCAG GTATCAAAACTGCTTTCACCAGAAAATGTGGGGAGACAGCTTTCATTGCACCTAAGTGTGAAATGATTCCAATTGAATGGGTTTGCAGAAGAATAGCAACGGGttcttttctcaaaagaaatccTGGTGTCAAGGAAGGATATAAGTTTTACCCACCTAAAGTGGAGATGTTTTTCaag GATGATGCCAATAATGATCCACAGTGGTCTGAAGAACAGCTAATTGCTGCAAAATTTTGCTTTGCTGGACTTGTTATAGACCAAACTGAAGTGGATATCATGAGTCATGCTACACAGGCTATTTTTGAAATACTGGAGAAATCTTGGTTGCCCCAGAATTGTACACTGGTTGACATGAAG ATTGAATTTGGTGTTGATGTAACCACCAAAGAAATTGTTCTTGCTGATGTTATTGATAATGATTCCTGGAGACTCTGGCCATCAGGAGACCGAAgccaacagaaagacaaacag TCATATCGTGACCTCAAAGAAGTAACTCCTGAAGGGCTCCAGAtggtaaagaaaaattttgagtGGGTTGCAGAAAGAGTAGAG ttgcTTCTGAAATCAGAAAGTCAGTGCAGAGTTGTAGTATTAATGGGCTCAACTTCGGATCTGAGTCACTGTGAAAAAATCAAGGCGGCTTGTGGAAAATTTGGCATTCCATGTGAACTTCGGGTAACATCTGCCCATAAAGGACCAGATGAAACTCTGAGAATTAAAGCAGAGTATGAAG GGGATGGCATTCCTACTGTATTTGTGGCAGTGGCAGGCAGAAGCAATGGTTTAGGACCAGTGATGTCTGGTAACACTGCATACCCAGTGATCAACTGTCCTCCACTCACTCCAGACTGGGGAGCTCAGGATGTGTGGTCTTCTCTTCGACTACCCAGTG GTCTTGGCTGTTCAACCATACTGTCCCCAGAAGGATCAGCTCAGTTTGCTGCTCAGATATTTGGATTAAACAACCATTTGGTATGGGCCAAACTGCGAGCAAATATATTGAACACATGGATTTCCTTGAAACAGGCTGACAAGAAAATCCGAGAGGGCAATTTATAA